The stretch of DNA TCGGCAGCGACCTAAAGCTGGCCAGGCTCAGCCACAGCCAATATCAGGCATCCTCCCTATTCAGCCAGCTGTCACCCCTCGCAAGAGACCCAGTGTGGCTACTGGGCCGCCCCAACTTATAGGTAACTGTGTTTTAAATTGAATATGCATGTAAGGCTCCCAGTGATTGGCAAATTTCTATTGAGTGCTAATGACTTTGTTTAAGCCTGAAACAGACATCTGAGAAAGTGAAATAATTCCAAAAGAACTTTGTTTTATACCTTTTACAATGAtttatgtcatttattttcttttttaactcactttttaAGCATCATTTACACAAGCTAGTTCATGTTTGATaccaacagaaaagaaaaatacttgTGTAATACTACACAACTGCTAGGGATGTGCTTATATCTagtatactgtatgttgttttctttttttttgttaattatttcaTTCTTTGTCTATGTATTAAGATCTAACCACCAAATACTTACAGTACTTCTTGCTTTGCCTTTTAAGAGAAATCTCCATTCATTGTCAAATTACATGATAATGTATTTTCATTATCAATTTATCTAATTGCTGGAATCCCATATCAAAGTTATTGACAGACACTATTTGACCAAACACTCTGCTTAGACATGTGTACATAAGGACAAAGTGCAACAGAGTAAATGCATTTTCAACCTTTGGCTCCACAGCAGGTGTTGGCATTGGTGTCCCACCTGCAGCTACAGTCCAACCAGCTCATCCTCCCACTGCTGCACAGATTGCTCTGCAACCAGCACAGACGGCCAGCTTACAGACGCACATGAAGAATCAGCAAGTGACAGCATTCTTAAACCCACAGGGCAACCAGCAGGTGAGCCCAGCAAACACATCTGACAGATTTATCTTGACAACAGTCATGTAATGATGTACGAATGTAATAATGTAGGAGTAATTGTGTGGCCAATCTgtttaacatttgttttctcTTCTTGATTTATGACTGTTATGAATTTTTATATCATGTTATGAGTTTGCTCATGTCATGCATTATTTAATCTACAAATAATCAACATAGTTATTGGCTTAAAATCACTGTGAATTGTAGTGGTACTATTGTCACTGCTTTATTAAAGGTTATTCACTGCATCCAAAAGGTTTTTGTACTTGTCCTCAGCTTCCTTGATTGTTGTTGTCTCACATAGTAAGCTGTTGAAGAATGATCCTGGATGTTTGAGAAGTAAAGATGATGAAAGAAATCCTTTGAGTCACAAGGCGTAGCTCATGATTGGCTGTTTGGTATTTCTATGTAGCATCAGCTGTCACAGAACCTCCACCCCCAACAGCAGCCTCAACAAATGATACCGTCTCAAGTATCTGCCCTCCTGCAGGCCAGAGCTAAAGCTTTTCCTCCAGTTGTTGCCCTGCAACATCAGCAGCTTGTAGTCCATGAAAGCGCAGCTCCCCATCTTACACCCATCCCTGAGTCTGCGGTCATTGGTCCTGCACCTGACACAGAGGTTGTGGTAacatcctcctcctgctgctgtctGCTACTGTCTGGGTCTGGGCTATCCACTACATCATTTTTACCAATCACACCTTATTTTTTCCTTGAATATTCTCCTCTTTTGCTTTTAAATGACAAAGATTTTCACTATTTGGAACTGCAAAATGTCTTAATGTTGTTCATATTAGGCCGTTGATTCAAAAGGTTTCCTTTGCTCTGACTAAATGTCTCTGTCCTCACTAAATCCCAAAGGTGTAAGCTTCCTTACATATTCCTCCTTATTTTCTGTCATGGctttttgtgtttctctttttcttccacttgtttttacttcatttccCACTTGTTAATCTGTTTAATTTATGTCTAATCTTCttttctaaaacattttctgctACAGGGTGGCAGAGGGGTCCATAAGGCCGGCTCTTTGACACCTCCTTCATCACCAAAGATGGCTTCCAAAAGCGGCCATAGGCGGATCTTGAGTGATGTCACCCACAGTGCCATTTTTGGAGTCCCTGCTAGCAAGTCTACTCAGCTTCttcatgctgctgctgcagaggCCAGTCTCCACAAGTCAAAGTGAGCCGATCCCAGAATGAACTTTCCTTTCTGGTACTTAATGAGGTTGGAGGACCAGTAGGAATCCCTTTCATATGACGGGACTGAGAGgattgttggatttttttttttcaattctaaACGATTCTGTTCTAGAGAAGACACTATATTCATAACAGACAACTGTCATTAAAAGTACActgcatttttaataaaatatatattaattaaataagtcaagaaacaaaaaactaaactagaacaaaaaagggggggaagcaaaagtttaaaagAGATGCATAAAAAGAAATGgggataaataaaaagtgtaagTGCCTTTTTGTCATACATCTTTTGATGCGGATATGTAAATGTGTAGTCTACTTAGTCTATTTTTAGTgtaaatttcattaattttttgcaagttatctctagtttttaatgttattttttcatccATTGAAGTTTGCTTTACCATTCCCTCAACTAAAGAGTTATTTTGAGTGAGATTCATGTCCTTGTCACCTGCTTCATGGctttaacacacaaaacattaaagaGCCAGATATCCGCCTTGTTTATTGTCAATAAATTGATTTTCGAAAGGTTTTAATTTAGTTCAATAATATTCGTCATTCCATTTTCAACCTCTTTCCAAAATGAGTGCCTTGAGAAGAGTATTTCTCACATTGGTGGGGTGTGATAAAGTACCTCATGCTCACCTTCTATGCAAATTCTCTCCAATATTTGGAAAAAGTCATCTTTAGGTTTCCATGCAGGAGCTTTTCCCATTCATTTACCTCAATCCTCATTTTTCTCTTACCTTATTTTCTATTAAACATTGCTTTTATACTCTTTCATTAATATTGGAGAGATTTCCTTTAGCTTTCTTTCTATTTTGGACCAAATACTCTAATATTTCATTTGACTTTTTATTCACCTCTGTTTCAAAAGGTAACTTGGCTGTAAAAACTTAAAGAAAAGTTTTTGGTTGAGTTCATAAGTTTCAAATGAATCTATTTTATTATGTGTAATTAATTGGGTATGTTTTTAGTCCTTTGCTAGCCCACAAACCTAATGTTTTGTCAGACTTATCTGGTATAAAGTCAGGATCATGTGCCATTTCCCTAATGAGTACACACTCACTATTAAATTTCAGTCTTTTAATAACACTTTCCTGCTTTTCTCTGCTCTGTAGATCAGCCAGCACAACTCCCTCTGGCTCCCCGTGCTCGTCCCAGCAGTGTGTGTATCATCCAACTGAAGCTGAGGCATCGTCAACACTCACTGCACCTAAAGCCTATTCCAGCTGGAACCCTTTCGGAGATGATAACTTCTCCAAACTGACAGCAGAGGAATTGTTCAACAAAGATTTTGCTAATTTTGCTGAGAGTGAGttcagtttttattgttgtctcAGACACGCAGCTTTGGTAAATTGTTATTTCATTTGAAACTACTTTTGTTTAATCCCAGCTGCGTCAGTGGGGGAGAGTGTAACAGTTGCTGGTGAAAATCTCATTCCTGGGCTCAATGCATATCCAGGTAAGGCTTGGTTTGATTTAACGTGGACAACAACTGATTTACTCTATTGGTTGTCTTTATGCTCCCTGTTCACTTTAGACTGGAAATAtacattgtgtgtttgtatgtgctGTCACAGTTTTCTTACTGACAAAGTTTCTGAAGTATTTGACATTGAGACGTGCATTTATAATTTGCACTTTTTAAGTTCTGGGAACTCGAACTACCCAGAGGGCCATTCTGTAGTTTGGCTTTACACACAATCCTATCTTGTTGGCACAACAGGCAGCCTCACAGTAGCTTCTTGTCACCGACCACAAATAGACACTGTAGCTACAGCTAGATCTTATCTCATTTGCCAGTCGGAGCTTTTGCTGTTGCCTGGCAACGTAAAGGACAGATTCACCTTTCTTTATTGGATTATCGTGCCGTTGGAGGTTCCTGCTAACGGCTCCTACTAACAACAAGAGAAAGCTATGCGCGCTAACTCGATGAAGCAATGGCCTGGCCTGCTCTGCTCCCCTCTGTTGAGCCATAAGCCTTTTTCAAAGTGTGCACTTCTTAGCCATTAAACTGTCTTTGTGTGGCTGATGTTCAAGAACTAGGAGGCTTAAAAAGGCTGAGGCTATTACATAATGAGGGTGTGGCTGATCTTCCTCTGAGTCTAAGCTGTCTCTTTGACTCTTTGTTACTTGCctaaataaaatgtgcacaagaaataacaatttGTAGTGTCTGAATCAAAATGCAATAAGAAAAAAGCCTGTTTTAAGCACAAATGCATTGTATGTGATGGTTTTTATCCATGTTGGCATCTCTCTGTCAGTGAAGCAGGCTAAAGGTCATGTCTGCTGTGTCCTTTTCTGAGACAACACATTTGTTGTCTCAGACCTACACCTCATGTTGATCCCTGTAAGTATCCGCTGCACTGACCACCAGTATATACCTGTTTTGTGCACGGAGTGTTTAATGGGCAAATTAAAAGTCAATAATATCAattaactgttaaatgtttttttgtttttaaaaatctaactTTGTGATGAACAAACTAACTTGAGGAACATCAAAATTAGATAATTCATGGCTCAGACTGGATTATTTGTAAATTAAGGCACAATTTTCCTTCCTAGCTCACAGTGCACGTTGTCCCCTCCCCACACCAAAACCAGCCATTTCAAGCCTCATTTAGTGGTGGTTTATAGCATCGGATGCTAACAAGCTCTAAATCATTTGGCTGTTTTCTGCTGCTGTGTTTCCAGTTTTCATCCTATTAGTCTGTTACTggtcttgttttgttatttaacTCTCTCCcagatttttgttttgattttttctttgataattttttaaataaataaaaattagctATTTTatagggttgtttttttttttatttgtaaatgtactttataATGCAATATCATCTGAAAAGTATTGGTGAATCTTgtctattattttttaaatcttatgTTCAAATGTCATATGACAGCCCTGAGTGTGTCAATGAAAACAGGGATGTGTGCTTAGGATAAAACTTATCTTCTCAGTGGATCAAGTCATATACTTATAATGACACTGACAGTCTTTAGTTAACCAGAGATTCCTGTTTTGGTCTTGTTTTCCAACATTTCTTCGTGGCTTGCTCACTCTCAGCTCAGCTTTacagtctctctctctgtttgctAAAGCTCCTCACTATCTAATCTGAGAAGCCCTCTCCTCCCTTCCCCCGTCATCCTGAGCTGCAGCTGCACTTCTGCATTCTGACTGGTTCTGACTGGCATCTGTGGCTTCAGCTCTCTTCTTGCTCAGCTGCTTCTGTAGAAACTTGTAGGATTTCTGTAGTTTGACCCTCTTCCAGGGTTTCCGTCTTTAGCGTTTGCAGACAGTGGTggcaaccagggttggggtaaattacttctttcagttacaattacgttttcaaaattattttttttatcctcagaaagtcagttctcaattactaaagttaatttgcaattaatcacaattactgagtctaaaataaataacctaataaaagttaaccttatTACTCTTGTTAGctctctgttagcatctcttatgataacgggttctaaataaaaaaagtacacccctcgatttatatatattttttaaatagtaaaatgtgagaaaccttgatatgaagcatattttaataattgttaactacatatgtgtagaactgtacatagagctGTAACATggctccccagttttgcgttaaattataattgacttttttaaatccaattttcatggcaattacaattacaaaatcaattgtctagactcaattacaatttaattacatttacgaCAGCTGCAGGTatgtaaaattacaattataattacaccataattgtaattaattatcaattacacagctacaattataatttaccccaaccctggtggcaACCACTGCCTACAAAGCagaaaaaactgaaacaaacaTAATGTTGGAACATGTATGGGAATTTATACTGCTGGTTGAATGGGAGGACATTCAGATGACTCAATTTTATTGGCTGGTTGATGCTTCATTATCAGCTGGTCCACAGAGAAGTGGTAGACTAGCTGATGGTCCTGTAATGGGCTGTGACCTGGGGCCTCATGTAAAAAGACTTGTGTGGAAAAAGGTGTACGCTTGAATGTATAAATCTGGTACCGGACTGTCCTCTGGTATCACCACTGAGCATATAACAGTGTGTTAATGTTTGCATGTACCtacatttaaaaatagactAAAGCGCTATAAGTGAAGTCCACTTTGTCCTATTTGTgtacatgaggccccaggtGTTTGAGGACTATCTGTCCATTTTGGCTTTTATTTGATATATTGCTGGACTATCTGTTATTGACCCAATGGCGTGGATAATGCATTTCAAACAATCAGACACGCTGATATAGGGCTGCACTAACACATTCACCATACTGTAATTGATGTTGGCACAGCCTGACCAAGTCAACTCTGAGTAACGGGAAGCTCAGCTCTGAGCTTTCTTGGGGAAGTGGCTCTCATGCTGCTGGACTCAGTCGGTCCAGCTATGGGCTAGAGAATTATATGATAAAAGGGAATCttgcagtcattttatttttgtacagtGCTTGTATTGAACTTGTTTGAAgtcctttatttttaaaattgtgttttaggTTTTTCTGTATATTCTGCCTTCTTTCTTTCATTGCATGTTGAAATGCCCTGAAACTTCTCTGCTTTCTGACCCTGACTGGCCCCTTTAATGCTAAGTACTAGCCATGTTCCTTTTTAAAGCCTTGCATGTATCTTTCTTGCCAGGCCTCTCTAAtttccctccttttttttttaacaaattatcAGCGGTATCGACAGGGATGGAGGCAAAGGAGTGTTTACTGTGTTTATTTCCTACCTAAGCCTCTCTATTTTGTATGACTAAGTTGTGCTGTTTTCCCTCTGTGCCGTCTCCAGCAAAGGCAGAGGTGCGTGTGGACTCACTCATTCCTGGTTTAGATGCTCCGCAATCCCCACGGCATACAGGTCACCCAGAGGGCCTCCTACCTAGCATGCCAGGTTAGAAAATCTGTTCAAAGAATGTTGCAAGAATAGAATATTTtgaattttcagattttcaatCTGAAGGCCCACTTTAAGTCTTACCAGACACCTGGAATAGATTTTAGTTctaaacacactcacactctcAAGGTACGTTCACACTGAATGCAACTGAAGTGAcgagattacatttaaaatcagtgtACCTCCCTTCAAGTGACACGACTTGCGCGATTCCGGCGACCGACcgagtcgctcaaagttgaaaaatttgaacttttcaagcgacaactcACCCGGccgtagagccgaggcagcagcccctccctcccgttACAGTGAGGCGGCTGCAGCGGGatggctgtacacttcctcaacttaccgGGGCAAAAATAAAGCGTTTAACCCATTGAATAAGCCTAagttctgagtgaactcatcctttagtaactcagtaagttgatcatttaaaccgtaaaagccgCGCTGTCTATGACAAATGCTGTAAACATATGGCtgaagaagaagtgatcagccctctcgaTGCAGCAGCCCTTTCTCTCCCCTGTCACCTGCTCCATAGACACACTGGTCATCGCGTCACTGGAGCAATGAAGTGATGGAGCGACCAAAAAGCGCCAATCTGCTCAAGCGACTCTTCACGGGCAATTGAAGCGACTGCAATCGCTTCAGCCACGTTGGGTGTGAACACACCTACAGGCTTTCACACCGAACGCTACCTCATCGACCttggcgactagattacatttaagatcaatgtaaatgacgcgacaTGAAGCGACTTCCCTTCAAGTGACACGACTTGCAGGATTTTGTTGCTGGAAATCGCTCAAAGTAGAAAATGTTGTACTTTTCAAGCCACTTTGAGTGACACTGTGTCGTGACATCCAATTGGCAATGAGTTTCTCTCCACATCACTGTCTGCAGAGCTGTACACAAACTGTACACACAACTTACTGGAGCCTCATCCTTTAGTTACTCCGTAAGTTGAGCATTTAAACCCTAAGTACAAGTGGCGCTTTctataagtgctgtaaacatgcGGCCGTAGAAGAAGTGTGCTGCCTGCTGCTCTGCAGACACATACTACTGCCCAGTTGTCaagtcactggagcgatgaaatgaGCAAAAAGCCCGACTATGTTCAAGCAACTCATCAAGGACGATTTGTCGCTGAAGTCGccttcagtgtgaacgcacctttatgaTTGCGCAGACTTAATATTTCACCATTTATAATATATTTAGACTAGAACTACTATTTTAGTTGTTGTGAACCTACTCAAGGAATGTGTTGAAAAACACAACTAAAAGGACAGAGTGGAGTAGCTTGTTCTGTTACTGTAAAAACTGAACAGACATGTTGTGTGACTAAGTCAAATGTCAGGCTTTTATAAAAcagcttttttcttttcctctacATTCTCAAAACAACTGTTTTTGCACTGTTTTGAGAAAGCTTCAGGTCACCACAAAGAAGGCCAGAGCTAGACCCCCATATAAACCTAAATATATTGACCCAGATCATTCTAACCACTGAACTAACCTACTAACAAAACCCCTCTTCCTCTGCTCCTATCACTAATGGTGTTGCTTTGACCTCTTGTGCCTGTGGCTTTTCTTTGCACGGTCTTAGATTCTCTCATTGAGGACGATTCTCTGCTGGGTTGTGATCTGTTGTGTCGCACCTCTCATGGAAACCAGTCTGTCTGTGCTCTCCCTTCCAACTGCTCCTCTGCTCCTCTTGTCACTCGGTCCTGTCTGGAGGAACCGCAGCCCAGTAACACTGCTTCTGGTAAGACTTCCTCCTCTGCAGCTCTGCGACAAATAACTCAAAGATGACCAGgggcttgaaataaaaaacctgaGTCAAATAGATGAAACAAAAACCACACTGGTCAATAAAACGTCAGAGACTAAGTAGCGTAACTACCTTAGTTCCATGATACAGGAAACAATTCAGagaacaaaatgaaatgacagacTATAATGATTTGACCGGTGTGCCTTTGCCCTGCTCTGCTCCTCTTACATGGGTTTCTGTGGCTGAAGTATCTTCTTTCTGCTTTCATCAATGCTTCACTTCTTTCTACACCACAGACTCTGCCTTCCTCATGTCATGTGGGCAGAAGGGCAATGACGTGGAGTTTGACCCCATTCCTGTGCTCATCTCCAAAAACTCTAGTCAAGGTAAGGCTAATGGAGAGATGAGCGCCAACATGTCACGACAAATCAGTGAATTAGCTCCTTGTTCACTCGCTTTAACTCACGCCTCTGATTCCCCATGTGGGACATCTTGTATAAATGTCACATTAGTGCATTTAATCCCTTTAAGTTTTCCCATTAGACATGTTTTCCTGCTTTGTTTGCCCTATAATTATATTACAAGTGCTGGGATGGCATTCCTGCTCTCTTCCCTTGTAATGATGCAGCTGTAATACAATGAACCCAGCTTACTTTCTGCTTATTTGTTCTTCTTTCCCCATTCATGCATCCCTCTGCCACCATTGGTCTCCTCACCTCACTTACATCTTCCACCCATCTCCCTTTTGAAATTACTTATTTCTTTGCTTGTCTTTCATCCATGATCTCCCTCGACTCCTCCATGTCCATCTTCTCTCTGTCTCTTTCTTTCTGCCACGTTCCAGGCGGTCACTCACGCAGCAACAGTGGCAGCTCAGAATCCAGCATCCCCAACTTGGCCCGCTCCCTTCTGCTGGTGGATCAGCTCATCGACCTCTAGAGGGGGCGGAGGTCGAAGGGGCAGTGTGCAATCCAAACACAGATGGGAGAAGGGACGATTACAAGCAGATGCACTTAATGCAGCACCTTAAGAAATGAGAGAAGCCAGCTTTGATTGGTTCAGGGAAAGTTGCCCGTCCCCATAATAATGTGCCTACCTGGCATCAACAACCATCTCTGGCTGTCTGATAAGCTGGTTTTTGTGTCTCTCTGCTGGCTGTTGACATTCCCACGCTGGTAAAAATACACCTGAGCATATCATCTGCTCCTGTCCTGGCTTCACCACGATCCGCCTCATGCTTTTGCCATATTTGCTTCAGTGTCCCCATTGAATGCATGTTCATGGTGTTCACCCTCATTGTTGTACAGGCTTCCAAACTACGACTGAACCAGCCCCCGTTCAGCTTGTTCAGAGCTAAAAATGCTCCAAAGTCTTCAGAGCTGTTTGATGGACTTTATGGTGACGTGCAGCTTCAGCTGATTGAACGAGTTCTTGGATCGATCAAGAAAATATACATTGGCAGTTTTCAACACTCTTTAGACTCAGTGGTCAGATTGGCACAACTTTATTTATGGTTTCTACAGTTTTGTTTCTAGTGTAGATGAGCAAAGGAACAAACTAGCTTCTGCATGTATTGTATGTGTTAACTCTCTCTGAATCCTAATAGGGTGTTTGACAAGTACTTGGTAATTCTCACTCAGAGGTCAGTATTAATATGGCtgatttatttgaactagaacAGGATTGTGAGCTACGCAAAGCAGACACAAAACATGTATAAGAGTTAGTGTCCTTAACCAATGACaatgcagagaaaaaaaacaaaataggaGCAGATCTTTAGCAGCATTTTCCTGTCAAACAGATGAGTGTATGATCAAGCTATTATCAAGTGATCTGGTGCTGGAACAAGCCTGAGATTAGGAATGACCACCGAATATCTCCTGTGTCTTCTCTGCCCACTGCAGTTCACTATATCATTACAGTCAGTTATGTACGGTATTAATTGGAGAGATTAGATCAAAACAGTCAATATATGTACATAAAGCTTGTTTAATGTCACTCACTGTATGCCTGTGTACTCGTTTTAATTAAGTAGCaggagttttgtgtttttgtcgttttgtgcatctACATTCTGAGGACTTAACAACTGAGTTGTGCTCATACTATATAAACTGTCAT from Gouania willdenowi chromosome 9, fGouWil2.1, whole genome shotgun sequence encodes:
- the aak1a gene encoding AP2-associated protein kinase 1 isoform X8; amino-acid sequence: MKKFFDTRREYAGPGPGSGAGGGGVGSGCGGSFIGRVFSIGRYQVTVEETVAEGGFAIVFLVRTHQGIRCALKRMYVNNEDDLQVCKLEIQIMRDLMGNKNIVGFLDSSITAVGSGDVWEVLILMDFCRGGPVVNLMNQRLQTGFSEAEVLQIFCDTCEAVARLHQCKTPIIHRDLKVENILLHDRGHYVLCDFGSATNCFQNPQIEGVPLVEEEIKKYTTLSYRAPEMVNLYVGKPITTKADIWAMGCLLYKLCFFTLPFGESQVAICDGSFTIPDNSRYSQEMHCLIRYMLEPDPESRPDIYQVSYFAFKMARRECPVLNVNNLPIPTKLPEPIRASEALAKKNQTKARLTDPVPTLETSIAPRQRPKAGQAQPQPISGILPIQPAVTPRKRPSVATGPPQLIAGVGIGVPPAATVQPAHPPTAAQIALQPAQTASLQTHMKNQQVTAFLNPQGNQQHQLSQNLHPQQQPQQMIPSQVSALLQARAKAFPPVVALQHQQLVVHESAAPHLTPIPESAVIGPAPDTEGGRGVHKAGSLTPPSSPKMASKSGHRRILSDVTHSAIFGVPASKSTQLLHAAAAEASLHKSKSASTTPSGSPCSSQQCVYHPTEAEASSTLTAPKAYSSWNPFGDDNFSKLTAEELFNKDFANFAETASVGESVTVAGENLIPGLNAYPAKAEVRVDSLIPGLDAPQSPRHTGHPEGLLPSMPDSLIEDDSLLGCDLLCRTSHGNQSVCALPSNCSSAPLVTRSCLEEPQPSNTASDSAFLMSCGQKGNDVEFDPIPVLISKNSSQGGHSRSNSGSSESSIPNLARSLLLVDQLIDL